The following coding sequences lie in one Candidatus Neptunochlamydia sp. REUL1 genomic window:
- a CDS encoding UDP-N-acetylmuramoyl-L-alanyl-D-glutamate--2,6-diaminopimelate ligase, with the protein MKLKKLLKDLDVDVKGSREIEVKGISSHSQFISPGSLFIAKRGRTFDGAEFIPNAIETGAVAVLTDFYNPFLQGIVQIVTPNVTKLESLLAKRYYGTENSPLFLIGITGTNGKTTTAYLIHHLLPKCGLMGTIETIIGKQRFPAQLTTADVVTNHKVLKEMAEEGLKAAVMEATSHALDQNRVEEVKFDVGVFTNFSQDHLDYHGSMDAYLNAKLKLFDQSKLAICNQDDPTVEKFGEGVTYAIDSPADLKAENISISLEGTTFDLLYKNRVVTIASPLIGRYNVYNVLAAFAVLLSKGESLASMKKKLMTFPGVPGRLERIKNSQGIHLFVDFAHTPEALLKVLETLEGIKRGKIITIFGCGGERDEGKRFLMAEAAEKYSDQVIVTSDNPRGEDPLKICNEIAKGLKREVLIEVDRRSAIERGIFMAEKNDTVLIAGRGHESFQKIGGRRIPFDDRQVAYDAATKR; encoded by the coding sequence ATGAAACTTAAAAAATTACTCAAAGATCTTGATGTTGATGTTAAAGGAAGTCGTGAAATTGAAGTGAAGGGAATTTCTTCCCACTCGCAATTCATTTCCCCAGGAAGCTTATTTATTGCAAAGCGAGGGAGGACATTTGATGGAGCGGAATTTATTCCCAATGCAATAGAAACGGGAGCTGTTGCTGTTCTTACAGATTTTTATAACCCCTTTTTGCAAGGAATTGTTCAAATTGTAACTCCCAATGTGACAAAGCTAGAATCTCTCTTGGCAAAGCGTTATTATGGAACGGAGAATAGCCCTCTTTTTTTGATTGGAATTACTGGAACAAATGGGAAAACGACAACGGCATATTTAATTCATCACCTTCTTCCAAAATGTGGACTCATGGGAACCATTGAAACCATCATTGGAAAGCAAAGATTTCCCGCACAACTGACAACAGCTGACGTTGTGACAAATCATAAAGTTTTAAAAGAAATGGCAGAAGAGGGACTCAAGGCTGCTGTAATGGAGGCAACTTCCCACGCTCTTGATCAAAATCGAGTGGAGGAAGTGAAGTTTGATGTGGGGGTCTTTACAAATTTTTCTCAAGATCACCTTGACTACCATGGGTCAATGGATGCCTATCTCAATGCAAAGTTGAAGTTGTTTGATCAGTCGAAGCTGGCAATTTGTAACCAGGACGATCCTACCGTTGAAAAGTTTGGAGAAGGGGTAACATATGCTATCGATTCCCCAGCCGACCTTAAAGCGGAAAATATCTCCATTTCTCTAGAAGGGACAACCTTCGATTTGCTCTATAAAAATCGGGTCGTTACGATCGCATCCCCCCTGATTGGGCGGTATAATGTTTATAATGTTTTAGCTGCATTCGCTGTCCTTTTGTCAAAGGGAGAGTCGCTTGCTTCAATGAAGAAGAAACTCATGACTTTTCCAGGGGTACCAGGGAGGCTTGAGAGAATTAAAAATTCTCAAGGGATCCATTTGTTTGTCGACTTTGCTCATACGCCTGAGGCGCTTTTGAAGGTGCTCGAAACGCTTGAAGGCATCAAAAGAGGAAAAATCATCACAATCTTTGGGTGTGGTGGCGAAAGAGACGAAGGAAAACGTTTTTTGATGGCTGAGGCTGCAGAAAAATATTCCGATCAAGTCATCGTAACCTCTGATAATCCTAGGGGAGAAGATCCTTTGAAAATTTGCAATGAGATTGCAAAAGGTCTCAAACGGGAGGTTCTTATTGAAGTGGACAGGCGCTCAGCCATTGAGCGGGGTATCTTTATGGCAGAGAAAAATGACACGGTTCTCATCGCTGGAAGAGGCCATGAATCCTTTCAGAAAATTGGGGGAAGAAGAATTCCTTTTGATGATAGGCAAGTGGCTTATGACGCAGCGACAAAGCGTTAA
- a CDS encoding DUF5399 family protein, producing the protein MVDPKTVDNLGLDPSVRWAQDQAYLDKSLAKEAPFVSRSTQVDVAQPFYRSEFDTLFQTSSRFAPWALLYSPAGFNLQKMRLFTFQIIPSLGTHEFLSAQMQKIRDKVDNSQKARAQRRQDGKGSEYEWEDEKEEEEELRESKTLIALLDYLQVLDTLLSQINSRRNQYSKG; encoded by the coding sequence ATGGTAGACCCTAAAACAGTAGATAATCTTGGATTGGACCCTTCTGTTCGTTGGGCGCAAGATCAGGCCTACCTCGACAAAAGTCTCGCGAAAGAGGCCCCTTTTGTTTCTCGAAGTACACAGGTTGATGTTGCTCAGCCCTTTTACAGGAGTGAGTTCGACACTCTCTTTCAAACTTCCAGTCGTTTTGCCCCTTGGGCACTTCTCTATTCCCCTGCTGGCTTTAATCTCCAAAAGATGCGGCTCTTTACCTTTCAAATCATTCCGTCACTTGGCACTCACGAGTTCCTTTCCGCTCAGATGCAAAAAATCCGCGACAAGGTGGACAACTCTCAGAAGGCACGTGCCCAAAGACGCCAAGACGGAAAGGGATCAGAGTATGAATGGGAAGATGAAAAAGAAGAGGAAGAGGAACTTCGGGAATCTAAAACCCTTATAGCCCTCCTTGATTATCTCCAAGTTCTCGACACCCTACTTTCTCAGATCAATTCACGACGCAACCAATACTCAAAAGGATAA
- a CDS encoding peptidoglycan D,D-transpeptidase FtsI family protein, producing MKEVDAKDLRRLLALSIGMLVLFCFIILQFYKLQIIEGSKWARQARAQHQFSVTEPFKRGRFFANNTLKEGHIETAQPLVFDVKRYHLFIDPIAIYPGLRDEISDKIGELLSLDWKEKNEIRPHFEKHCRSRRLKMWITEKDKELLSAWWRPYARWKKIPRNALYFEEDYKRAYPYGKLLGSVLHTVQDNRDLESHQALPTGGLELAFDQYLQGKPGKRLLLRSPSNSMEEGLLVNEPEDGADVYLTINHYIQAIAEEEVERAVKSSGAKSGWAVMMNPNTGEIYALAQYPFFDPSDYRSYYNDPDKTDATKVSAITDCFELGSTMKPITIAIAMLANEELIQQGKEPIFDPKDMIPVSDGNFPGRKNPIRDVGNHRYLNMYLAIQKSSNIYCAKLVQRIVATLGDQWYREKLEEVFGFGLPTDIELPCESSGLLPHVDQTSLWSKITPYSLSFGYNMLSNTVQLLRAYAILTNGGYSVKPTLVKKIVKGGEEIYTYKAERGKQLLNPRISREIIYALKSVTKPGGGGWRANIPGHTEAGKSGTTEKIVNGTYSKKHHYSSFVGFTPAFDPQFLLYVAIDEPEYRYLPGIGKTYFGGRCAAPAFKSIMEKTYKYLGIPPNDPHGFPKGHPDADPERADWSREVQVLKELYKNWNE from the coding sequence GTGAAAGAAGTCGATGCAAAAGATCTCCGTCGTCTCCTGGCATTGTCTATCGGAATGCTCGTTCTTTTTTGTTTCATCATCTTGCAGTTTTATAAACTGCAGATCATAGAGGGAAGTAAATGGGCGCGCCAAGCACGAGCCCAGCATCAATTTTCAGTAACGGAACCTTTCAAAAGGGGGAGGTTTTTTGCAAATAACACCCTTAAAGAAGGGCATATTGAAACCGCTCAACCCCTTGTTTTTGATGTAAAAAGATATCATCTTTTCATTGACCCCATTGCGATTTATCCAGGACTAAGGGACGAAATTTCAGATAAAATTGGTGAGCTTCTTTCTCTTGATTGGAAAGAAAAGAATGAAATACGACCGCACTTTGAAAAACATTGCCGCAGTCGCCGATTAAAAATGTGGATTACCGAGAAAGATAAAGAACTTTTATCTGCCTGGTGGCGTCCCTATGCTCGGTGGAAGAAAATTCCTCGAAATGCCCTTTACTTTGAAGAGGATTATAAACGAGCCTACCCTTATGGAAAGTTGCTAGGGTCGGTTCTTCATACTGTGCAAGATAATCGAGATCTCGAAAGCCATCAGGCCCTTCCTACTGGTGGACTTGAGCTGGCTTTTGACCAATACCTTCAGGGGAAGCCAGGAAAGCGGCTTCTCCTCCGCTCACCTAGCAATTCAATGGAAGAGGGGCTGCTTGTCAACGAACCTGAAGATGGTGCCGATGTTTACCTCACGATCAATCATTATATCCAAGCCATTGCTGAGGAAGAAGTGGAACGTGCTGTAAAGTCATCAGGTGCTAAAAGTGGGTGGGCAGTCATGATGAACCCTAACACAGGGGAGATCTATGCCTTAGCTCAATATCCTTTCTTCGATCCTTCGGACTATCGCTCTTATTACAATGATCCCGATAAAACAGATGCTACAAAAGTTTCAGCGATTACCGATTGCTTTGAATTAGGGTCGACAATGAAACCGATTACGATCGCCATTGCCATGCTCGCAAATGAAGAACTGATTCAGCAGGGTAAGGAGCCTATCTTTGACCCAAAGGATATGATTCCTGTAAGTGATGGAAATTTCCCTGGAAGGAAAAATCCGATCAGAGATGTTGGCAATCATCGCTACCTTAACATGTATTTAGCGATTCAAAAATCCTCAAATATCTACTGTGCTAAACTCGTCCAAAGAATTGTTGCCACACTTGGAGATCAGTGGTATCGCGAAAAACTCGAAGAAGTTTTTGGTTTTGGACTTCCCACAGATATTGAGCTTCCTTGTGAAAGTTCAGGTCTTTTGCCTCATGTAGATCAGACATCTCTTTGGTCAAAGATCACTCCTTATTCTCTTTCATTTGGATACAACATGCTTAGCAACACTGTGCAGCTTCTCCGCGCCTATGCTATTCTGACTAATGGAGGATACTCTGTAAAACCTACCCTGGTAAAGAAAATTGTAAAAGGTGGAGAGGAGATTTATACCTATAAAGCGGAGAGAGGCAAACAGCTTTTAAATCCCCGGATTAGCCGAGAAATCATTTATGCGTTAAAATCTGTGACGAAACCTGGAGGCGGAGGTTGGCGCGCCAATATTCCAGGGCATACTGAAGCAGGGAAATCGGGAACGACGGAGAAGATTGTTAACGGAACTTACTCGAAAAAACACCATTACTCGAGTTTTGTAGGGTTTACACCAGCTTTTGATCCTCAATTTCTTCTTTATGTAGCGATTGATGAACCTGAATACCGCTATCTCCCTGGAATTGGGAAAACTTACTTTGGTGGAAGATGTGCAGCTCCAGCCTTTAAGAGTATTATGGAAAAGACTTACAAATATTTGGGTATTCCTCCTAATGACCCCCATGGATTTCCTAAGGGGCATCCCGATGCTGACCCAGAGCGAGCTGATTGGAGCCGAGAAGTGCAGGTTCTCAAAGAACTCTACAAAAATTGGAACGAATGA
- a CDS encoding amidohydrolase family protein: MYKDEIIDGHMHLWDLDHGEYPWLTEKEGHFEEVIGKVDKLRKNFLITDYESLVKPYNVTKSVHLEANPAFKKSLYETEWLQKIADSHGFPNVIVFQADLRDPDIENVLKDHCQFSNVRGVRQVLFHEEGSTGPDLMSDPHFQKGLKALSKQILTFDISLFGHQIPDVARLVKSTPDVTFVLDHLGWPRDITDSGFETWKRDIKLLVDNPNVHLKLSGIGLIFQSHDQENIERFLHAGIEEFGEDRCFFGSNIPPDSLFLPYGKLIDIFRMAFSRYALETQRKLFYENAKAFYDI, from the coding sequence ATGTATAAAGACGAAATCATCGATGGGCATATGCACCTGTGGGATCTAGATCACGGTGAATACCCATGGCTCACAGAGAAAGAAGGGCACTTCGAAGAGGTTATCGGAAAGGTCGATAAGTTGCGCAAGAACTTTTTGATTACCGATTATGAGAGCTTGGTCAAGCCCTACAATGTCACAAAAAGTGTTCATCTAGAGGCGAATCCTGCTTTTAAAAAGTCGCTTTATGAAACGGAATGGCTTCAAAAGATTGCCGATAGCCATGGGTTTCCAAATGTCATTGTCTTTCAAGCAGACCTTAGGGATCCTGATATTGAAAACGTATTAAAAGACCATTGCCAGTTTTCTAACGTTCGTGGGGTACGCCAGGTTCTTTTTCATGAAGAAGGCTCTACGGGTCCAGATCTCATGAGCGATCCCCATTTCCAGAAGGGTCTCAAAGCTCTATCGAAGCAGATCCTTACCTTTGATATTTCTCTATTTGGTCATCAAATTCCAGATGTAGCGAGGCTTGTTAAGTCGACTCCCGACGTGACTTTTGTTTTAGATCACCTGGGATGGCCCCGCGATATCACAGACAGTGGTTTTGAAACCTGGAAGAGGGATATCAAACTTCTTGTGGATAATCCGAATGTTCATCTCAAGCTCAGTGGGATTGGACTTATATTTCAATCCCATGATCAAGAGAATATTGAGAGATTTCTGCATGCAGGTATCGAAGAGTTCGGAGAGGATCGGTGCTTTTTTGGAAGCAACATCCCTCCAGACTCCCTATTCCTTCCTTATGGAAAGCTTATAGACATCTTCCGCATGGCATTTTCTCGCTACGCGCTAGAGACTCAACGCAAGCTGTTCTATGAAAATGCCAAAGCATTTTACGATATATAG
- the sctQ gene encoding type III secretion system cytoplasmic ring protein SctQ, which yields MKHVESVAIGAQDIPMWSSAPSFPWEAFTNELQTSLGIQKLKITGGSAEWKKGSEILSGMGRSPLQLAVEMSPLKGSLSIVFPSEDFSKLSSWAIHPEAGSDGFSDPYLQKGFFRYLSIEGISIIDRLQIFQGLTPKMIDMPLAKEDAYCVDVAIEHEGETIWGRMICPTLFQESFKHYFAQDWNFSIPSQLYQEMMVDVSLSAGESKLSQENWLKLQEGDFVLLDHCSYYPKLKKGTFQLAVDNTPLFQAKVKEDAIKLLDYAHYFEDKPMDNENFEKPYDDSMEEEAVSVEEAPESPMLSPKKVPISLTIQVARLKMNLDKLLKLKPGNVLELGVQPEKGVDLVANGKCVGKGELLQIGDVIGVKITKLGE from the coding sequence ATGAAACATGTAGAGTCGGTAGCAATCGGAGCCCAGGATATTCCTATGTGGAGTTCGGCTCCATCTTTCCCTTGGGAAGCGTTTACAAATGAGCTTCAGACCTCTTTAGGAATCCAAAAGCTAAAGATTACTGGAGGCTCTGCGGAGTGGAAGAAGGGAAGTGAAATCCTTTCAGGGATGGGACGCTCTCCTCTCCAGCTTGCTGTAGAAATGTCTCCCCTTAAGGGAAGTCTCTCGATTGTTTTCCCCTCAGAAGATTTTTCAAAACTCTCCTCATGGGCGATCCATCCTGAGGCGGGAAGCGACGGTTTTTCTGACCCCTACTTGCAAAAGGGTTTCTTTCGTTACTTAAGTATTGAAGGGATTTCAATCATTGACAGACTACAAATCTTCCAAGGACTCACCCCAAAGATGATTGATATGCCCCTGGCAAAAGAAGATGCTTATTGCGTTGATGTTGCGATCGAGCATGAAGGAGAAACAATTTGGGGGCGGATGATCTGCCCAACTCTTTTTCAGGAATCCTTTAAACATTATTTTGCTCAAGATTGGAACTTTTCCATCCCCTCTCAGCTCTACCAAGAGATGATGGTAGATGTATCTCTTTCTGCTGGAGAATCTAAACTCTCGCAAGAAAACTGGCTAAAACTTCAAGAAGGAGACTTTGTTCTCCTTGATCATTGCTCCTACTACCCTAAGCTCAAAAAAGGGACCTTTCAACTTGCTGTTGACAACACTCCTCTTTTTCAGGCAAAGGTCAAAGAGGATGCGATTAAACTTCTCGATTATGCACACTATTTTGAGGACAAACCCATGGACAACGAAAATTTCGAAAAGCCTTATGATGACTCCATGGAGGAGGAAGCGGTATCCGTTGAGGAAGCCCCTGAGTCACCGATGCTTTCCCCAAAAAAAGTTCCAATAAGTCTCACAATTCAAGTTGCGCGCCTCAAGATGAACCTCGATAAACTCCTAAAGTTGAAGCCAGGAAATGTTTTAGAACTTGGTGTTCAACCAGAGAAAGGCGTTGATCTTGTTGCCAATGGAAAATGTGTTGGCAAGGGAGAGCTTCTCCAAATTGGAGATGTTATTGGAGTTAAAATCACAAAGCTTGGCGAGTAA
- a CDS encoding division/cell wall cluster transcriptional repressor MraZ translates to MKNFFFNGSTHSKLDDKNRFVLPQQMRYGLVENGELEFTIALGLGGSLAIYKRSDIEKIVKKFQSKQHVAKYQKFFTLFFSTLHHATCDKLGRVVLPPVLKKAANIKSEIVIAGVLNKIEIWPKEKYEYDLDSFLGGKDGSLAQMTEEAFALLDERDEEEVLTPKQQEEYEQI, encoded by the coding sequence ATGAAAAACTTCTTCTTTAACGGATCTACCCACTCTAAGCTTGATGATAAGAATCGCTTTGTTCTTCCTCAGCAGATGAGATATGGGCTTGTAGAAAATGGAGAACTCGAGTTCACCATTGCCCTTGGCCTTGGGGGATCCCTTGCGATTTATAAGAGAAGTGACATTGAGAAAATTGTTAAAAAATTCCAGTCAAAACAGCATGTGGCCAAGTATCAGAAGTTTTTTACACTCTTCTTTTCCACTCTTCACCACGCTACATGTGATAAATTAGGACGTGTTGTACTTCCTCCGGTTCTGAAAAAAGCGGCAAATATCAAAAGTGAAATCGTCATCGCAGGAGTTCTTAATAAAATTGAGATCTGGCCGAAAGAGAAATATGAGTATGATTTGGATAGCTTTTTGGGTGGGAAAGATGGAAGTTTAGCTCAGATGACTGAGGAAGCCTTTGCTCTTTTAGATGAAAGAGATGAGGAAGAGGTATTGACTCCCAAGCAGCAAGAAGAATACGAGCAGATTTAA
- a CDS encoding type III secretion chaperone, whose protein sequence is MDTNWIELLGWNKDQIEDIRFAGYSFAKQGHFEYALKFFEVLAILPEENVYDLQTLGGIYLQVGNNLSALNYLEKALSLDPKHEPTLLNRTKALFLLGYKRQGLTQASHLERSSDSYIADQARALTLAYS, encoded by the coding sequence ATGGATACAAATTGGATTGAACTTCTAGGGTGGAATAAAGATCAGATTGAAGACATTCGATTTGCTGGATACTCTTTTGCTAAACAGGGGCATTTCGAATACGCCCTAAAGTTTTTTGAAGTGTTAGCAATCCTTCCCGAAGAAAACGTTTACGATCTTCAAACCCTTGGAGGTATCTACCTTCAAGTAGGCAACAACCTCTCCGCTCTAAACTACCTTGAAAAAGCACTTTCCCTTGACCCCAAGCATGAACCTACACTTCTGAATAGAACCAAAGCTCTTTTTCTTCTTGGATACAAACGGCAAGGCCTGACTCAAGCATCTCATCTCGAGCGTAGTTCCGATTCCTATATCGCTGACCAAGCCCGCGCTCTCACTCTCGCCTATAGCTAA
- a CDS encoding protein kinase domain-containing protein, translated as MAAKDFYKQSTLPNLTGDDARPPDHPKRIGPYKVEALLSTGGMSYLYLGVDPKDHTPLVIKVLSPKYLTHQEMVDQFLKEAEIIGLTDHPNIIKLRGQGEWDNGLYIAMEFVQGISLKQFIMQQNFSTRTCLEIVLQVAYALLHLHTHGVIHRDLKPENILITEGGSVKVIDFGIAQMIHDKTLSLPSQSGQFLGTPSYMSPEQKRDPLSVTYATDIYSLGVITFELLVGKLSFGSVQYSLLPKDLQHIVKKALAPALEDRYPDVVDLITDITSYLKDENRNPRGSVGGGIKEVWEHLEESHLKMLPSELPKWTPFDIGLAKPDRESDLSSYYDFLRFADQSYFIAIAEYMEPTIEGLSYTGLLKGMVQSLTREYLTLADSHFEPILFVTALNEMIVSQGNNVHFLFQLFYLSPSTNQFSFISCGCGSLLHLQLGSKEPRFLTNQNPSLGAAPNHGFYETTESWTEGDHLIAHSFDTEITSAKHGEDFEDALRHIINKNLQLSAQAQAETILNDIACTFPNIVEASPKTVLTIQRIT; from the coding sequence GTGGCAGCAAAAGATTTCTATAAGCAGTCGACCCTTCCTAACCTAACGGGTGATGATGCGCGGCCTCCAGATCATCCTAAACGGATAGGACCCTACAAGGTAGAGGCTCTACTCAGCACCGGGGGTATGAGTTATCTTTATCTTGGGGTTGACCCCAAAGACCATACGCCTTTAGTAATCAAAGTACTCTCTCCAAAATATTTGACCCACCAGGAAATGGTCGATCAGTTTTTAAAAGAAGCTGAAATTATTGGCCTGACCGACCACCCCAATATCATCAAATTGCGCGGGCAAGGAGAATGGGACAATGGTCTATATATTGCCATGGAGTTTGTGCAGGGAATTTCTCTCAAACAATTCATTATGCAACAAAACTTTTCAACGCGGACCTGCCTAGAGATCGTTCTTCAAGTCGCATATGCTCTTCTTCACCTACATACCCATGGGGTGATCCACCGCGATTTGAAACCTGAAAATATCCTTATTACAGAAGGTGGAAGTGTCAAAGTAATTGATTTCGGTATTGCCCAGATGATCCATGATAAAACGCTTTCTCTTCCATCGCAGAGCGGACAATTCTTGGGAACACCCAGTTACATGAGCCCTGAGCAAAAAAGAGATCCCTTGAGCGTCACTTATGCCACCGATATCTACTCTCTTGGGGTGATTACTTTTGAGCTTCTTGTCGGCAAACTGAGTTTTGGATCCGTGCAGTACTCCCTACTTCCCAAAGATTTGCAGCACATTGTGAAAAAAGCCCTTGCTCCCGCCTTAGAAGATCGCTATCCAGATGTCGTTGATCTAATTACTGACATTACAAGCTATCTGAAGGACGAAAACCGCAATCCTAGAGGAAGCGTTGGAGGAGGAATTAAAGAAGTTTGGGAACATTTGGAAGAAAGCCATTTAAAAATGCTTCCTTCAGAACTTCCTAAATGGACACCTTTCGATATTGGCCTTGCTAAGCCTGATCGAGAAAGTGACCTCTCCTCATACTATGATTTTCTCCGTTTTGCAGATCAATCCTACTTTATTGCGATAGCAGAATATATGGAGCCTACTATTGAAGGGCTTTCTTATACCGGTCTTCTAAAAGGAATGGTTCAATCCCTGACCCGTGAATACCTCACTTTAGCAGATAGCCATTTTGAACCGATACTCTTTGTAACAGCCCTCAATGAAATGATTGTGAGCCAAGGAAACAACGTTCACTTTTTGTTTCAGCTTTTCTATCTCAGCCCATCAACCAACCAATTTTCTTTCATCTCCTGTGGCTGCGGTTCTCTCCTTCATCTTCAATTAGGAAGTAAAGAGCCGCGCTTTTTGACAAATCAGAACCCTTCCCTGGGCGCTGCCCCCAACCATGGGTTCTACGAAACCACTGAGAGTTGGACAGAGGGCGATCATCTGATCGCACATTCCTTTGATACTGAGATAACCTCCGCAAAACACGGAGAAGATTTTGAAGATGCCCTCCGCCATATCATCAATAAAAATCTTCAACTCTCCGCCCAAGCTCAGGCTGAGACAATTCTCAATGACATCGCTTGTACTTTCCCCAATATTGTTGAGGCTTCGCCCAAGACCGTCCTCACTATTCAGCGCATTACATAG
- a CDS encoding transposase — protein sequence MTYSLDFRKKALSIRSREKLSFAQTAKRFGVSVNSLFLWSKQIEPKQTKNRPAIKIDKETLMGDIEKYPDAFCYERANRLNVTASGIRSAMKRLKISYKKHTKPSQSLQKKRKAFVQKIAKYKKLGVPIVYIDESGFAHDMPRTYGYAKIGERCFGTHDWGAKGRTNVIGALIGKSLLTLALFDCTINTDAFTAWTEQDLLPKLSAEIVIVMDNAAGHILKYLPPYSPDLNPIEYKWAQAKSKRRKYRCGIDELFQEYYL from the coding sequence ATGACCTATTCATTGGATTTTAGAAAAAAAGCACTGTCAATTCGAAGCAGAGAAAAATTGAGCTTTGCACAAACAGCTAAACGTTTTGGTGTAAGCGTCAACAGTTTATTTCTTTGGTCTAAACAAATAGAGCCCAAACAAACTAAGAATAGACCTGCGATCAAGATTGATAAAGAGACTTTAATGGGGGACATCGAAAAATATCCAGATGCCTTCTGCTATGAACGAGCCAATCGTTTAAACGTAACCGCCTCAGGTATTCGTAGTGCGATGAAGCGGCTAAAAATCAGCTATAAAAAACACACTAAACCATCCCAAAGCTTGCAAAAAAAAAGAAAGGCCTTCGTGCAAAAAATTGCAAAATATAAAAAATTGGGAGTGCCAATTGTATATATTGATGAGAGTGGATTTGCGCATGATATGCCTCGAACTTATGGTTATGCAAAAATAGGAGAGCGTTGCTTTGGCACTCATGACTGGGGAGCAAAGGGTCGGACCAATGTAATAGGAGCACTCATTGGGAAAAGTCTTCTTACTCTTGCCCTATTCGATTGCACAATTAATACAGATGCTTTCACTGCTTGGACCGAGCAAGACTTGTTACCAAAGTTGTCTGCTGAAATCGTCATAGTTATGGATAATGCTGCAGGGCATATCTTAAAATATCTCCCTCCATATTCTCCTGATTTAAATCCAATTGAATACAAGTGGGCTCAGGCAAAATCTAAGCGAAGAAAATATCGATGTGGAATAGATGAACTTTTCCAGGAGTATTATTTATAA